AACCTTTGGAAATGTTGTCTTTACTATCGCAGATGATGCCAAGGAAGAAGCTTTGGATTTGGCTCGTCGTTTCCAAAATATTGGTTATGGTATCCTTGCGACTCAAGGAACAGCAGCTTTCTTTGCTAGTCATGGACTTCAAGCACAACCTGTTGGTAAGATTGGTGATGATGAACAGGATATCCCAAGCTATGTTCGTAAAGGGAAAATCCAAGCTATCATCAACACAGTTGGTACTAAGCGAACTGCTGATGAAGATGGTGAACAAATCCGCCGTTCAGCTATCGAACATGGTGTACCACTCTTTACAGCCCTAGATACAGCTAATGCCATGCTTAAGGTACTTGAAAGCCGTAGCTTCGTTACAGAAGCAATTTAGTTTCTTGTTAAATGATCTAAGTAGCTTTTATCCAGCGTCAAAAGACGCTGGTTTTTCCTCTTTTATAGAGAAATCGAGTTAGAAATAATAGTTACAGTTCACTATTAAATGTCAAAGTTTATCAATAGATTTATCATTATCGTTAATGAGTAGACTTATTCTGACTTTCCCTAAAATTTTGTTGAATTTTCTTAAGTTTTTATCATATTTTTTATAATTAAGGTGCCTTAAGAAAAATAATGAAAAAACTAAATGTTTTTCATATAGTTTTCATTTTTTGTGTTATAATTAAGGTGCCTTAAGAAAAATATTAAGGAGCCTTAAGAAAAATATTAAGGTGCCTTAAGAAAAATAATGAAAAAACTAAATGTTTTTCATATAGTTTTCATTGTTTTAATAGTTTAAAGTCAATCTTATTTTTCTCTAATAGAAAATAATGAAAAAGTAGGTTTAGAAAGAGGTAAGTATCTATGTCTTCTCATAAAAAAGTGTCACTCTCTGAGATTAATCAATCTATCGATACTCCAAATAACAACCATTTTTGGCAAAATCTAAAAGCATTTTTAGGACCTGGCGCTCTTGTAGCAGTTGGTTATATGGATCCTGGAAACTGGATTACTAGTGTGGTTGGTGGTGCTTCTTACAAGTATAGTCTCTTATTCGTCATTTTAATTTCATCCATCATCGCCATGCAGCTACAACAGATGGCTGGAAAGCTCGGTATCGTAACTAAGATGGACCTAGCACAGGCAACAGCTCATCATGCTCCCAAGTGGCTTCGCTATAGTTTGTGGGTGATTTTAGAATTAGCTTTAATGGCGACAGACTTGGCTGAGGTTCTAGGTTCAGCGATTGCCTTAAATCTTTTGTTTAAAATACCGATTATGGTCGCTATCCTCTTAACCGTTTTAGATGTATTTCTTTTGTTGTTGTTGATGAAATTTGGCTTCAAAAAAATTGAAGCCATTGTTACGACCCTAATTTTAACCATATTAGCCATCTTTACCTATCTGGTGGGCTTATCCAGTCCAAGTATTCAGGGTATTTTTGGTGGTTACTTACCAACTCCAACATTATTTGAAACACCATTGCCTGGTCATGAAAGCCAATTGACCCTGGCTCTAGGAATTGTGGGAGCGACAGTCATGCCCCATAATCTCTATCTTCATTCCTCTCTATCCCAGACAAGGAAAATCAATCACAAAGATAAGAAGGATGTTCGAAAAGCCGTGCGTTTTATGACCTGGGATTCAAATCTTCAGTTGTCCTTAGCCTTTATTGTCAATTCCTTACTTCTTATTTTAGGGGCCTCTCTCTTTTTTGGTCATGCATCTGAAATTTCGGCCTTTTCTCAAATGTACAATGCTTTACAGGATTCGACAATAGCAGGAGCGATAGCTAGCTCAACTCTGTCAACTTTGTTTGCTTTAGCCCTTTTAGCAAGTGGTCAAAATTCGACCATTACAGGTACTTTGACAGGACAGATTGTCATGGAAGGCTTCTTGCATCTGAAATTGCCTCAGTGGATTATCCGTATCGGTACCCGTATTTTTGCATTGCTTCCTGTGATTGTTGTTGCCGTTTTGTTTGGATATCAAGAAAAAACCTTGGATCAGTTATTGGTCTATTCACAGGTCTTTTTGTCAATTGCTCTTCCGTTTTCAATCTTCCCCTTAATTTATCTGACCTCTAAGAAGTCACTGATGGGAGAATTCACCAATGCCAAGTGGAACACAATCCTAGGTTACGCAGTTTCCATTATCTTAACCATTCTCAATATCAAACTTCTTTTTGATATTTTTTAACCTCGTTTGAAATCAATCATAGTGTCAGCGTGAAGCTTGACAAAGAGAAAGTAGTAGTGGTTGGTTCATAAAAATAAGTACAAAAAAAGAACAGTTGAAACTGTTCTTTTTATGATTATTTGAGACCGTATTTTTTGTTGAAACGATCCACACGTCCATCTGCTTGAGTGAACTTTTGACGTCCAGTGTAGAATGGGTGTGAGTCTGATGAAATTTCCACACGGATCAATGGGTAAGTTTCGCCTTCGAACTCAACAGTTTCGTTAGAGCGTTTTGTTGAACCGCTAAGGAATTTGTAACCAGTAGTTGTGTCCATGAAGACAACTGGGCGATATTCTGGATGGATATCTTTTTTCATTTTGCAATATTTCCTTTCTGCCATGGTCTCTTTGCGAGCCATAGATTGTTACCTTACTAGTCTATCAGATTCTGATAAGTTTGGCAAGTCTTTTCCCTGATTTTATTAAAAATCTTGATAAAAAATCACTCCAGTGTTTACTGGAGTGAGGGTAGAAGAATGATTAGTTCTCTTGATTTGGAGCTTTTTCTTCTTGTTGATTTTTTACTTCTGTTTCTTTTACTGGTTCTGCGTTTTCTTCTGCTGATTTAGCCTCTTTTTCAGTTTTAGTAGGTTCTGTTTCTGTTGATTCTGTTACAGTTTCAGCTTCAGCCTCTGTTTCTGTTGGTTCGGCTACTGGCTCAGCTTCTGTTTTTGTTTCAGATTCAGATTCAGTAGTTTCTTCTTTTACTGGTTCTGCGTTTTCTGCTGCTGATTCAGCTTCCACATTAGCTGGTTCCTTAGCTTCTTCTTTTTGCTCGGTTTCCTCTTTAGCTATCTCTGTTTTATCAGCTGTAGTTTCTTCTTTTTTACGTTCTTGAGATTCTTTTTTGATTTCTTCGACTGCAGTTTTAACGGTAGAGCTTGTTACACGTCCGACAGTTTGAGCAAAATCTTTACCAGATTCAGCTAATTCAGTAAATGACTCTTTTGTAATTTTACCACCTGACATTGCCAAGAGACCAGTTACAACTAGTGCAATGCTAGCAAGAATGGCTAAAATCAAACCAAAGCCGATTGAAATGCCATATCCACCAAAGTTAGACATGTACTTATTTACATTAAAGAGACTATTTAGTGTAACGAGAGTTGCAATTGCACCCGCGACAATGACACCAATTGAGAACCCCTTAGACATTGCTTTATTCATATTATTCAAGCACGCAAGAACAATAGACACAATAGCTGCGATAATGACAAACCAACCATCACCTTGGTAACCATTCACGCTATAGGACCCAAAAGAACCTGCATTTAAACTAGCCCATGGCAAGAGTGAACCAAGGATTGCTACTCCAGCAGAAATGAGGATAAACAAACGATTTTTTTCCATTATTAAGTCTCCTTTTATTCAGTTTGATTTATTATACCATAAACTGAGGTACAAAGAAACCGTATATTTTAAGAATCTAGCATATAAAAGGCCAAGAAAATTCTTTCTTAGCCTTGGTGAATCTGTAGAGCCTCTTTCAGTTCTTTGTATATTTGTTCGTTTTCTTCTAGATTATAGGAATTGGCGCCACTGGCTAATGGATGCCCTCCCCCGTCGTGTCGTTTGGCAATTTCATTGATAGGGGTGATTTTACTGCGCATACGCACACGGAAGTGACCATCAGCTTGTTCAACAAAGATAGCCCAAGCCTTAACAGTATCGATTCGGCCAGGTGCCCCAACAATCGCTGCTGTTTCAGCATCCGTAACCTTATATTTTTCCAAGATGTCTTGAGTAAGTAGAACGCGTGCAGCTCCATTCTCATCAACTTCTAAGTGATCATAAACATACCCTTGCAATTTTGCAATCTTGAAGCTCATGGTATCCATTTGACGAGACAATCCAGCAAAGTCAAAATCAACTTCTCGGAGCTGGCCAGCTATTCTAAAGGTACGGGCACTAGTTGACGGGTAGAGAAAGCGTCCCGTGTCCCCGACAATTCCTGCATAGAGAAGTCGTGCCGCTTCGCTAGACAAAGCCAGCTGATTTTCTTGAGCAAATAGAGCAATCATTTCACTAGCACTGCTTGAACTTGTATCCACCCAAGATAGGTCACCATAGATATCATCATTTGGATGGTGATCGATTTTGATGGTGAAAGCAGCTTGTTCGTAGCGTTTATCATCGATACGAGGACGATTTGCTGTATCACAAATAATAGCAAGAGCTTCGTGGTAGTCACTGTCTTGGACAGTATCCATTTCCGCCATCCATGTTAGAGTCGGTTCATTATAGCCGACAGCTTTGATGGTTTTTTCTGGAAAATGGTGTGTAAGAAGAGCTTTCAAACCTACCTGACTCCCTAAGGCATCAGGATCTGGTTTCATATGACGATGAATGATAATGGTATCGTATTCTTTGATTTTCTCTAAGATTTGCTGGCAAATTTCCATAAATAACCTCAATTCTTTCTCATTTCATTGTAGCACAAGAATTTTTATTTTTAAAATGAAAAAGATATGATATAATGGAGAAAGATAAATTGAGGAGGACGATATGGCATTAGCAAAAATTGTATTTGCCAGTATGACCGGTAATACCGAAGAAATTGCAGATATTGTAGCAGATAAATTGCGTGACCTGGGCTTGGATGTCGATGTTGATGAATGTACGACTGTTGACGCTTCAGACTTCTTGGAAGCGGATATCGCGATCGTTGCGACCTATACTTATGGCGATGGAGAATTGCCAGATGAGATGATGGACTTCTACGAAGACCTAGCTGATCTCAACTTGAATGGCAAAATCTACGGAGTCGTTGGTTCAGGAGACACCTTCTACGACGAATTCTGTAAGGCTGTCGATGATTTTGATCGCGTTTTTGTAGCGACAGGAGCGGAAAAAGGTTCAGAGTGTGTTAAAGTGGACCTCTCTGCCGAAGAAGAAGACATCGAACGCTTGGAACAATTCGCAGAAGAATTGGCTGCAAAAGTAGGATAAGAAACAAACTGCGCTGACTGGAAGGAGTCAGTGCAGTTTTTAGTAGTTAAACTAGATTTTACTAGCCTATTTGCTGGCTTTTTGATACAATAATTCAAATAAAGGAGGAGACTGTATGAACTTAGATATTATTCGGCAAGAAATTGATCAAATTGACGATCAAATTGTCAAGCTCCTAGAAGAACGGATGCAGTTGGTTGAGGGTGTAGTTGCCTATAAGAAAGCATCAGGAAAATCTATTTTAGATACTAAGAGAGAAGAAGTTATTTTTGATAAAGTCAGAAATCGAGTAGAAGA
This window of the Streptococcus sp. D7B5 genome carries:
- a CDS encoding lantibiotic ABC transporter permease, yielding MEKNRLFILISAGVAILGSLLPWASLNAGSFGSYSVNGYQGDGWFVIIAAIVSIVLACLNNMNKAMSKGFSIGVIVAGAIATLVTLNSLFNVNKYMSNFGGYGISIGFGLILAILASIALVVTGLLAMSGGKITKESFTELAESGKDFAQTVGRVTSSTVKTAVEEIKKESQERKKEETTADKTEIAKEETEQKEEAKEPANVEAESAAENAEPVKEETTESESETKTEAEPVAEPTETEAEAETVTESTETEPTKTEKEAKSAEENAEPVKETEVKNQQEEKAPNQEN
- a CDS encoding flavodoxin, which produces MALAKIVFASMTGNTEEIADIVADKLRDLGLDVDVDECTTVDASDFLEADIAIVATYTYGDGELPDEMMDFYEDLADLNLNGKIYGVVGSGDTFYDEFCKAVDDFDRVFVATGAEKGSECVKVDLSAEEEDIERLEQFAEELAAKVG
- a CDS encoding bifunctional oligoribonuclease/PAP phosphatase NrnA is translated as MEICQQILEKIKEYDTIIIHRHMKPDPDALGSQVGLKALLTHHFPEKTIKAVGYNEPTLTWMAEMDTVQDSDYHEALAIICDTANRPRIDDKRYEQAAFTIKIDHHPNDDIYGDLSWVDTSSSSASEMIALFAQENQLALSSEAARLLYAGIVGDTGRFLYPSTSARTFRIAGQLREVDFDFAGLSRQMDTMSFKIAKLQGYVYDHLEVDENGAARVLLTQDILEKYKVTDAETAAIVGAPGRIDTVKAWAIFVEQADGHFRVRMRSKITPINEIAKRHDGGGHPLASGANSYNLEENEQIYKELKEALQIHQG
- a CDS encoding type B 50S ribosomal protein L31, translating into MKKDIHPEYRPVVFMDTTTGYKFLSGSTKRSNETVEFEGETYPLIRVEISSDSHPFYTGRQKFTQADGRVDRFNKKYGLK
- a CDS encoding chorismate mutase, translated to MNLDIIRQEIDQIDDQIVKLLEERMQLVEGVVAYKKASGKSILDTKREEVIFDKVRNRVEDKRYQETIVATFSDILKRSRDYQDQNIK
- a CDS encoding Nramp family divalent metal transporter, coding for MSSHKKVSLSEINQSIDTPNNNHFWQNLKAFLGPGALVAVGYMDPGNWITSVVGGASYKYSLLFVILISSIIAMQLQQMAGKLGIVTKMDLAQATAHHAPKWLRYSLWVILELALMATDLAEVLGSAIALNLLFKIPIMVAILLTVLDVFLLLLLMKFGFKKIEAIVTTLILTILAIFTYLVGLSSPSIQGIFGGYLPTPTLFETPLPGHESQLTLALGIVGATVMPHNLYLHSSLSQTRKINHKDKKDVRKAVRFMTWDSNLQLSLAFIVNSLLLILGASLFFGHASEISAFSQMYNALQDSTIAGAIASSTLSTLFALALLASGQNSTITGTLTGQIVMEGFLHLKLPQWIIRIGTRIFALLPVIVVAVLFGYQEKTLDQLLVYSQVFLSIALPFSIFPLIYLTSKKSLMGEFTNAKWNTILGYAVSIILTILNIKLLFDIF